Proteins from a genomic interval of Toxotes jaculatrix isolate fToxJac2 chromosome 5, fToxJac2.pri, whole genome shotgun sequence:
- the cib2 gene encoding calcium and integrin-binding family member 2 isoform X1, with the protein MRVPALACQTTADHVPPVFVSLQDCTFFTRKEILRLHGRYHELAPHLVPMDYTNDPDCKLPLALIVNMPELKENPFRNRIVESFSEDGMGNLSFNEFVDMFSVLSEMAPRELKAIYAFKIYDFNVDNYLCKEDLEKTLNKLTKEELTPEEVELVCEKTIEEADLDGDNKLSFADFENMISRAPDFLSTFHIRI; encoded by the exons ATGCGTGTGCCAGCACTTGCATGTCAGACAACAGCAGATCATGTTCCCC ctgtttttgtctcattGCAGGACTGTACGTTTTTCACCCGCAAAGAAATTCTGCG gttGCACGGCAGATACCATGAGTTGGCTCCACATCTTGTACCAATGGACTACACCAATGATCCTGACTGCAAACTGCCTTTAGCCTTGATAGTCAACATGCCAGAGTTAAAG GAAAATCCATTTCGCAACAGGATTGTAGAGTCGTTCTCAGAGGACGGGATGGGGAATCTTAGCTTCAATGAATTTGTGGACATGTTCTCAGTCCTCAGTGAAATGGCTCCTAGAGAACTCAAGGCCATTTATGCTTTCAAAATATATG ATTTCAATGTGGATAATTACCTGTGCAAGGAGGACCTGGAAAAGACTCTGAATAAACTGACTAAGGAAGAGTTGACTCCTGAGGAGGTGGAGCTGGTGTGTGAGAAGACCATCGAGGAGGCCGATTTGGACGGAGACAACAAACTCTCCTTTGCTGACTTTGAAAATATGATATCAAGGGCTCCCGACTTTTTAAG TACCTTCCATATACGAATATGA
- the cib2 gene encoding calcium and integrin-binding family member 2 isoform X2, whose translation MGNKQTIFTDEQLDAYQDCTFFTRKEILRLHGRYHELAPHLVPMDYTNDPDCKLPLALIVNMPELKENPFRNRIVESFSEDGMGNLSFNEFVDMFSVLSEMAPRELKAIYAFKIYDFNVDNYLCKEDLEKTLNKLTKEELTPEEVELVCEKTIEEADLDGDNKLSFADFENMISRAPDFLSTFHIRI comes from the exons ATGGGGAATAAGCAAACAATATTTACCGACGAGCAACTTGATGCCTACCAG GACTGTACGTTTTTCACCCGCAAAGAAATTCTGCG gttGCACGGCAGATACCATGAGTTGGCTCCACATCTTGTACCAATGGACTACACCAATGATCCTGACTGCAAACTGCCTTTAGCCTTGATAGTCAACATGCCAGAGTTAAAG GAAAATCCATTTCGCAACAGGATTGTAGAGTCGTTCTCAGAGGACGGGATGGGGAATCTTAGCTTCAATGAATTTGTGGACATGTTCTCAGTCCTCAGTGAAATGGCTCCTAGAGAACTCAAGGCCATTTATGCTTTCAAAATATATG ATTTCAATGTGGATAATTACCTGTGCAAGGAGGACCTGGAAAAGACTCTGAATAAACTGACTAAGGAAGAGTTGACTCCTGAGGAGGTGGAGCTGGTGTGTGAGAAGACCATCGAGGAGGCCGATTTGGACGGAGACAACAAACTCTCCTTTGCTGACTTTGAAAATATGATATCAAGGGCTCCCGACTTTTTAAG TACCTTCCATATACGAATATGA
- the lrrc61 gene encoding leucine-rich repeat-containing protein 61 — MDSKRDKDQDADFEKITAVLLKSRTGEFDLESILFLKLRGLGVHDLGCIGECVNLERLDLSGNNITNLAPLVSLRLLSVLNLSANRISSLEPLRSCDSLQNLNVAGNVISSIESLHCLQSLRKLENIRFKDNTYNYTNPVCRNASYRTSVLEMFPSIKVLDGERVVGRGSDLYQLCKDIDDTIKAGLYKNGQLIEHPDCKPWVDDSYWEIKRSNNAIIEEAYKQFNDVLHECRLLNNRATHVISQTERSMSLKKQPKQYTI; from the exons ATGGACTCAAAGCGAGATAAAGACCAAG ACGCAGACTTTGAGAAGATAACTGCTGTGCTGCTCAAGTCACGCACAGGAGAATTCGATTTGGAGTCAATACTGTTTCTCAAATTGAGAGGTCTTG GAGTACATGATCTTGGATGCATTGGAGAGTGTGTAAATTTGGAGAGACTGGACCTCTCCGGAAATAATATCACAAATTTGGCTCCTCTGGTATCTCTTCGGCTTCTCTCTGTACTCAATTTGTCTGCTAACAGGATTTCCAGTTTAG AGCCACTACGCAGTTGTGACAGTCTTCAGAACTTAAACGTGGCTGGTAATGTCATATCCAG taTTGAGAGCCTTCACTGCCTTCAGTCTTTGAGGAAGCTAGAAAATATACGTTTTAAAGATAACACTTACAATTACACTAATCCAG TGTGCAGGAACGCATCATACAGAACCTCAGTCCTGGAGATGTTCCCCAGCATTAAGGTGTTGGACG GTGAGAGAGTGGTCGGACGTGGGAGTGACTTGTACCAGTTATGCAAAGACATTGATGATACCATTAAAG CTGGTTTATACAAGAATGGACAGCTTATTGAACATCCTGATTGTAAGCCATGGGTGGACGATAGTTACTGGGAGATAAAGAGATCAAACAATGCCATTATTGAAGAAGCCTACAAACAGTTTAATG ATGTTCTTCATGAATGCAGACTCCTCAACAACAGAGCCACCCATGTAATTTCACAAACCGAAAGATCAATGAGCCTGAAGAAGCAGCCAAAGCAGTACACCATCTGA